A DNA window from Gasterosteus aculeatus chromosome 16, fGasAcu3.hap1.1, whole genome shotgun sequence contains the following coding sequences:
- the kansl1l gene encoding KAT8 regulatory NSL complex subunit 1-like protein isoform X14, producing MMAPALTKTLKDGHGIHLSSPANPESRIMSADDGDLQNMWLSFSRFPPLDTCLPAGPRDVPADPLLSPCPQASSNQCEAVFSPSPATLLGLLSFSRGLLDSHQVGCVFPGVPDMFLSPAPEHNSQDPRLLPGRRSAPQCGPGGGDGHRRSLAFTSLPPSPTLTLGKAAAVGRCPPRPRCGCVTSDRPASRTELDAAAREQLRRQERLRGRAQRLQMRLRGLLGEHALLHCSQQLEGLKSHLRAGGSTLATADEPRFSWPELTEFSSSGGAILRGLQGALDSEATASSSDEDEDDDDEEDDEEIHGTYKASAVSGGGCEGRWLRERAELCSRWSWLLLRLAELEGRIPALVELHKHIRSTKGGVVLAEAQPLTDGQIQQTLRRELSGRSCSASDADAEHCSPMSLLHNIERQSAQLSQFVNSLLTPLCFSPLSKPPKGGFRSDREGDRAFEPVGSKRRRPATRRLSKNVSYVCARTRPLVTYHKPKLFPFSSCQPSDLEDSGRPASTISSPLSSSSCLCCSSWDPSALCSDADCCSSRAPSSRTSSASLSSDTRWSHRSKRLPAREVWSQRPLFICAQPSDQAHGFSSTPLHNSRTSKQHARRPKGVLGLSPIRTAGSAPSQHRRANQRKRKRQHIHRPTEYEEDVLYQFCDPNTSDEAFEESYTQFSRKKTSRGFIRKRQGESVYSIDNIVIPMALAKVEKLPYKDILTPSWREIDASSLMTREAEKNEEEEVEDLANEVFAQRHLDLEQREKLRWSWGKRKCCGPPKSSRLSDGWGGTCTSGEESSVELGCAQVDSGEQQSSEEWLLLLKGDSEVHCSQISSTAVTVGYFP from the exons ATGATGGCCCCGGCCCTCACCAAAACCCTGAAGGATGGCCACGGGATCCACCTGTCCTCGCCTGCCAATCCGGAGTCTCGCATAATGTCGGCCGACGACGGAGACCTCCAGAACATGTGGCTGAGCTTTTCCCGGTTTCCCCCTCTGGACACGTGTCTCCCCGCGGGCCCCCGGGACGTCCCCGCCGACCCTCTGCTCTCCCCGTGTCCGCAGGCGTCGTCCAACCAGTGCGAGGCGGTGTTCAGCCCCAGCCCCGCCACCCTCCTCGGCCTGCTGTCCTTCAGCAGGGGCCTGCTTGATTCTCACCAGGTGGGCTGCGTCTTCCCAGGTGTGCCGGACATGTTTTTATCCCCCGCCCCCGAGCACAATAGCCAAGATCCTCGCCTGCTGCCGGGGCGCCGTAGTGCCCCTCAATGTGGGccaggtggtggtgatgggcaTCGCCGCTCTCTTGCCTTCACCAGTCTTCCTCCCTCGCCTACACTGACTCTGGGGAAAGCGGCCGCAGTGGGACGGTGTCCTCCGCGGCCCCGCTGCGGCTGCGTGACCTCCGACCGGCCGGCATCCAGAACCGAGCTGGACGCGGCCGCGCGGGAGCAGCTCCGCAGGCAGGAGCGGCTGCGCGGCCGAGCTCAGAGGCTTCAGATGCGGCTGCGAGGCCTGCTGGGGGAGCACGCGCTGCTGCACTGCAGCCAGCAGCTGGAGGGGCTGAAGAGCCACCTGCGAGCCGGCGGCTCGACGCTCGCGACGGCGGATGAGCCCCGATTTTCTTGGCCGGAGCTCACGGAGTTCAGCAGCTCCGGCGGGGCGATACTGAGAGGCCTGCAGGGGGCTTTGGACTCCGAAGCCACGGCGAGCAGCTcggacgaggacgaggatgatgatgatgaggaggacgacgaggagatCCACGGAACATACAAGGCTTCAGCTGT cagcggcggtggGTGTGAGGGGCGGTGGCTGCGAGAGCGAGCCGAGCTGTGCAGCAGATGGAGTTGGTTGCTGCTCCGTCTGGCCGAGCTGGAGGGGAGGATACCGGCGCTGGTGGAGCTGCACAAGCATATCCGCTCTACCAAG gGCGGTGTGGTGCTCGCGGAGGCCCAGCCGCTGACCGACGGACAGATTCAGCAGACCCTGCGGAGAGAACTGTCCGGCCGGTCCTGCTCGGCCTCGGATGCTGACGCTGAACATTGCAGCCCGATGAGCCTCCTTCACAACATCGAGAGACAG AGTGCTCAGCTCAGCCAGTTTGTCAACAGCCTGCTGACTCCCCTCTGCTTTTCACCGCTATCTAAACCACCCAAGGGAGGCTTCAGGAg CGATCGGGAAGGAGACCGCGCGTTTGAGCCCGTAGGCTCTAAGAGAAGGAGACCGGCCACCAGAAGGCTCTCTAAGAACGTGTCGTACGTGTGCGCCCGGACCCGACCTCTGGTCACCTACCACAAGCCTAAACTGTTCCCCTTCAGCTCCTGCCAGCCCAGCGACCTAGAG GACTCCGGGCGGCCAGCGTCtaccatctcctctcctctctcgtcGTCCTCCTGTTTGTGTTGCTCGTCTTGGGATCCTTCGGCCCTGTGCTCCGATGCAGACTGCTGCTCCAGTCGGGCCCCGTCCTCCAGGACCTCCAGCGCCTCGCTCTCATCCG ACACTCGTTGGTCCCACCGCTCCAAGAGACTCCCGGCCAGAGAAGTGTGGTCCCAAAGGCCTTTGTTCATCTGTGCCCAGCCATCCGATCAAGCGCATGGATTCAGCTCCACGCCACTGCACAACA GTCGCACATCCAAGCAGCATGCGAGGCGTCCCAAAGGAGTTCTGGGTCTGTCGCCTATCCGGACGGCCGGCTCTGCTCCGAGTCAACACAGGAGAGCCaaccagaggaagaggaagagacaaCACATCCACAGGCCGACAGAAT ATGAAGAAGACGTCCTGTACCAGTTCTGTGACCCAAACACCTCGGATGAAGCGTTCGAGGAGAGCTACACACAGTTCTCACGCAAGAAGACCTCGCGG ggCTTTATTCGTAAGCGCCAGGGAGAGAGTGTGTACAGCATCGACAACATCGTCATCCCCATGGCTCTGGCTAAAGTGGAAAAGCTGCCGTACAAAGACATCCTGACGCCCAG TTGGCGGGAGATTGACGCGTCATCTCTGATGACCAGGGAGGCAGAgaagaatgaggaggaggag gtgGAGGACCTCGCCAACGAAGTGTTTGCACAGAGACACCTGGACttggagcagagggagaaatTACGCTGGTCgtgggggaaaagaaaatgctGCGGGCCTCCTAAAAg caGCAGGTTGTCAGACGGTTGGGGCGGGACGTGCACGTCGGGAGAGGAGAGCTCCGTGGAGTTGGGTTGTGCTCAGGTGGATTCTGGTGAACAGCAGAGCTCAGAGGAGTGGCTG TTGCTGTTGAAAGGAGATTCAGAAGTACACTGCTCACAGATTTCTTCAACCGCGGTTACGGTTGGATATTTTCCGTAA
- the kansl1l gene encoding KAT8 regulatory NSL complex subunit 1-like protein isoform X15 has product MMAPALTKTLKDGHGIHLSSPANPESRIMSADDGDLQNMWLSFSRFPPLDTCLPAGPRDVPADPLLSPCPQASSNQCEAVFSPSPATLLGLLSFSRGLLDSHQVGCVFPGVPDMFLSPAPEHNSQDPRLLPGRRSAPQCGPGGGDGHRRSLAFTSLPPSPTLTLGKAAAVGRCPPRPRCGCVTSDRPASRTELDAAAREQLRRQERLRGRAQRLQMRLRGLLGEHALLHCSQQLEGLKSHLRAGGSTLATADEPRFSWPELTEFSSSGGAILRGLQGALDSEATASSSDEDEDDDDEEDDEEIHGTYKASAVSGGGCEGRWLRERAELCSRWSWLLLRLAELEGRIPALVELHKHIRSTKGGVVLAEAQPLTDGQIQQTLRRELSGRSCSASDADAEHCSPMSLLHNIERQSAQLSQFVNSLLTPLCFSPLSKPPKGGFRSDREGDRAFEPVGSKRRRPATRRLSKNVSYVCARTRPLVTYHKPKLFPFSSCQPSDLEDSGRPASTISSPLSSSSCLCCSSWDPSALCSDADCCSSRAPSSRTSSASLSSDTRWSHRSKRLPAREVWSQRPLFICAQPSDQAHGFSSTPLHNSRTSKQHARRPKGVLGLSPIRTAGSAPSQHRRANQRKRKRQHIHRPTEYEEDVLYQFCDPNTSDEAFEESYTQFSRKKTSRGFIRKRQGESVYSIDNIVIPMALAKVEKLPYKDILTPSWREIDASSLMTREAEKNEEEEVEDLANEVFAQRHLDLEQREKLRWSWGKRKCCGPPKSRLSDGWGGTCTSGEESSVELGCAQVDSGEQQSSEEWLLLLKGDSEVHCSQISSTAVTVGYFP; this is encoded by the exons ATGATGGCCCCGGCCCTCACCAAAACCCTGAAGGATGGCCACGGGATCCACCTGTCCTCGCCTGCCAATCCGGAGTCTCGCATAATGTCGGCCGACGACGGAGACCTCCAGAACATGTGGCTGAGCTTTTCCCGGTTTCCCCCTCTGGACACGTGTCTCCCCGCGGGCCCCCGGGACGTCCCCGCCGACCCTCTGCTCTCCCCGTGTCCGCAGGCGTCGTCCAACCAGTGCGAGGCGGTGTTCAGCCCCAGCCCCGCCACCCTCCTCGGCCTGCTGTCCTTCAGCAGGGGCCTGCTTGATTCTCACCAGGTGGGCTGCGTCTTCCCAGGTGTGCCGGACATGTTTTTATCCCCCGCCCCCGAGCACAATAGCCAAGATCCTCGCCTGCTGCCGGGGCGCCGTAGTGCCCCTCAATGTGGGccaggtggtggtgatgggcaTCGCCGCTCTCTTGCCTTCACCAGTCTTCCTCCCTCGCCTACACTGACTCTGGGGAAAGCGGCCGCAGTGGGACGGTGTCCTCCGCGGCCCCGCTGCGGCTGCGTGACCTCCGACCGGCCGGCATCCAGAACCGAGCTGGACGCGGCCGCGCGGGAGCAGCTCCGCAGGCAGGAGCGGCTGCGCGGCCGAGCTCAGAGGCTTCAGATGCGGCTGCGAGGCCTGCTGGGGGAGCACGCGCTGCTGCACTGCAGCCAGCAGCTGGAGGGGCTGAAGAGCCACCTGCGAGCCGGCGGCTCGACGCTCGCGACGGCGGATGAGCCCCGATTTTCTTGGCCGGAGCTCACGGAGTTCAGCAGCTCCGGCGGGGCGATACTGAGAGGCCTGCAGGGGGCTTTGGACTCCGAAGCCACGGCGAGCAGCTcggacgaggacgaggatgatgatgatgaggaggacgacgaggagatCCACGGAACATACAAGGCTTCAGCTGT cagcggcggtggGTGTGAGGGGCGGTGGCTGCGAGAGCGAGCCGAGCTGTGCAGCAGATGGAGTTGGTTGCTGCTCCGTCTGGCCGAGCTGGAGGGGAGGATACCGGCGCTGGTGGAGCTGCACAAGCATATCCGCTCTACCAAG gGCGGTGTGGTGCTCGCGGAGGCCCAGCCGCTGACCGACGGACAGATTCAGCAGACCCTGCGGAGAGAACTGTCCGGCCGGTCCTGCTCGGCCTCGGATGCTGACGCTGAACATTGCAGCCCGATGAGCCTCCTTCACAACATCGAGAGACAG AGTGCTCAGCTCAGCCAGTTTGTCAACAGCCTGCTGACTCCCCTCTGCTTTTCACCGCTATCTAAACCACCCAAGGGAGGCTTCAGGAg CGATCGGGAAGGAGACCGCGCGTTTGAGCCCGTAGGCTCTAAGAGAAGGAGACCGGCCACCAGAAGGCTCTCTAAGAACGTGTCGTACGTGTGCGCCCGGACCCGACCTCTGGTCACCTACCACAAGCCTAAACTGTTCCCCTTCAGCTCCTGCCAGCCCAGCGACCTAGAG GACTCCGGGCGGCCAGCGTCtaccatctcctctcctctctcgtcGTCCTCCTGTTTGTGTTGCTCGTCTTGGGATCCTTCGGCCCTGTGCTCCGATGCAGACTGCTGCTCCAGTCGGGCCCCGTCCTCCAGGACCTCCAGCGCCTCGCTCTCATCCG ACACTCGTTGGTCCCACCGCTCCAAGAGACTCCCGGCCAGAGAAGTGTGGTCCCAAAGGCCTTTGTTCATCTGTGCCCAGCCATCCGATCAAGCGCATGGATTCAGCTCCACGCCACTGCACAACA GTCGCACATCCAAGCAGCATGCGAGGCGTCCCAAAGGAGTTCTGGGTCTGTCGCCTATCCGGACGGCCGGCTCTGCTCCGAGTCAACACAGGAGAGCCaaccagaggaagaggaagagacaaCACATCCACAGGCCGACAGAAT ATGAAGAAGACGTCCTGTACCAGTTCTGTGACCCAAACACCTCGGATGAAGCGTTCGAGGAGAGCTACACACAGTTCTCACGCAAGAAGACCTCGCGG ggCTTTATTCGTAAGCGCCAGGGAGAGAGTGTGTACAGCATCGACAACATCGTCATCCCCATGGCTCTGGCTAAAGTGGAAAAGCTGCCGTACAAAGACATCCTGACGCCCAG TTGGCGGGAGATTGACGCGTCATCTCTGATGACCAGGGAGGCAGAgaagaatgaggaggaggag gtgGAGGACCTCGCCAACGAAGTGTTTGCACAGAGACACCTGGACttggagcagagggagaaatTACGCTGGTCgtgggggaaaagaaaatgctGCGGGCCTCCTAAAAg CAGGTTGTCAGACGGTTGGGGCGGGACGTGCACGTCGGGAGAGGAGAGCTCCGTGGAGTTGGGTTGTGCTCAGGTGGATTCTGGTGAACAGCAGAGCTCAGAGGAGTGGCTG TTGCTGTTGAAAGGAGATTCAGAAGTACACTGCTCACAGATTTCTTCAACCGCGGTTACGGTTGGATATTTTCCGTAA
- the kansl1l gene encoding KAT8 regulatory NSL complex subunit 1-like protein isoform X13 has protein sequence MMAPALTKTLKDGHGIHLSSPANPESRIMSADDGDLQNMWLSFSRFPPLDTCLPAGPRDVPADPLLSPCPQASSNQCEAVFSPSPATLLGLLSFSRGLLDSHQVGCVFPGVPDMFLSPAPEHNSQDPRLLPGRRSAPQCGPGGGDGHRRSLAFTSLPPSPTLTLGKAAAVGRCPPRPRCGCVTSDRPASRTELDAAAREQLRRQERLRGRAQRLQMRLRGLLGEHALLHCSQQLEGLKSHLRAGGSTLATADEPRFSWPELTEFSSSGGAILRGLQGALDSEATASSSDEDEDDDDEEDDEEIHGTYKASAVSSGGGCEGRWLRERAELCSRWSWLLLRLAELEGRIPALVELHKHIRSTKGGVVLAEAQPLTDGQIQQTLRRELSGRSCSASDADAEHCSPMSLLHNIERQSAQLSQFVNSLLTPLCFSPLSKPPKGGFRSDREGDRAFEPVGSKRRRPATRRLSKNVSYVCARTRPLVTYHKPKLFPFSSCQPSDLEDSGRPASTISSPLSSSSCLCCSSWDPSALCSDADCCSSRAPSSRTSSASLSSDTRWSHRSKRLPAREVWSQRPLFICAQPSDQAHGFSSTPLHNSRTSKQHARRPKGVLGLSPIRTAGSAPSQHRRANQRKRKRQHIHRPTEYEEDVLYQFCDPNTSDEAFEESYTQFSRKKTSRGFIRKRQGESVYSIDNIVIPMALAKVEKLPYKDILTPSWREIDASSLMTREAEKNEEEEVEDLANEVFAQRHLDLEQREKLRWSWGKRKCCGPPKSRLSDGWGGTCTSGEESSVELGCAQVDSGEQQSSEEWLLLLKGDSEVHCSQISSTAVTVGYFP, from the exons ATGATGGCCCCGGCCCTCACCAAAACCCTGAAGGATGGCCACGGGATCCACCTGTCCTCGCCTGCCAATCCGGAGTCTCGCATAATGTCGGCCGACGACGGAGACCTCCAGAACATGTGGCTGAGCTTTTCCCGGTTTCCCCCTCTGGACACGTGTCTCCCCGCGGGCCCCCGGGACGTCCCCGCCGACCCTCTGCTCTCCCCGTGTCCGCAGGCGTCGTCCAACCAGTGCGAGGCGGTGTTCAGCCCCAGCCCCGCCACCCTCCTCGGCCTGCTGTCCTTCAGCAGGGGCCTGCTTGATTCTCACCAGGTGGGCTGCGTCTTCCCAGGTGTGCCGGACATGTTTTTATCCCCCGCCCCCGAGCACAATAGCCAAGATCCTCGCCTGCTGCCGGGGCGCCGTAGTGCCCCTCAATGTGGGccaggtggtggtgatgggcaTCGCCGCTCTCTTGCCTTCACCAGTCTTCCTCCCTCGCCTACACTGACTCTGGGGAAAGCGGCCGCAGTGGGACGGTGTCCTCCGCGGCCCCGCTGCGGCTGCGTGACCTCCGACCGGCCGGCATCCAGAACCGAGCTGGACGCGGCCGCGCGGGAGCAGCTCCGCAGGCAGGAGCGGCTGCGCGGCCGAGCTCAGAGGCTTCAGATGCGGCTGCGAGGCCTGCTGGGGGAGCACGCGCTGCTGCACTGCAGCCAGCAGCTGGAGGGGCTGAAGAGCCACCTGCGAGCCGGCGGCTCGACGCTCGCGACGGCGGATGAGCCCCGATTTTCTTGGCCGGAGCTCACGGAGTTCAGCAGCTCCGGCGGGGCGATACTGAGAGGCCTGCAGGGGGCTTTGGACTCCGAAGCCACGGCGAGCAGCTcggacgaggacgaggatgatgatgatgaggaggacgacgaggagatCCACGGAACATACAAGGCTTCAGCTGT cagcagcggcggtggGTGTGAGGGGCGGTGGCTGCGAGAGCGAGCCGAGCTGTGCAGCAGATGGAGTTGGTTGCTGCTCCGTCTGGCCGAGCTGGAGGGGAGGATACCGGCGCTGGTGGAGCTGCACAAGCATATCCGCTCTACCAAG gGCGGTGTGGTGCTCGCGGAGGCCCAGCCGCTGACCGACGGACAGATTCAGCAGACCCTGCGGAGAGAACTGTCCGGCCGGTCCTGCTCGGCCTCGGATGCTGACGCTGAACATTGCAGCCCGATGAGCCTCCTTCACAACATCGAGAGACAG AGTGCTCAGCTCAGCCAGTTTGTCAACAGCCTGCTGACTCCCCTCTGCTTTTCACCGCTATCTAAACCACCCAAGGGAGGCTTCAGGAg CGATCGGGAAGGAGACCGCGCGTTTGAGCCCGTAGGCTCTAAGAGAAGGAGACCGGCCACCAGAAGGCTCTCTAAGAACGTGTCGTACGTGTGCGCCCGGACCCGACCTCTGGTCACCTACCACAAGCCTAAACTGTTCCCCTTCAGCTCCTGCCAGCCCAGCGACCTAGAG GACTCCGGGCGGCCAGCGTCtaccatctcctctcctctctcgtcGTCCTCCTGTTTGTGTTGCTCGTCTTGGGATCCTTCGGCCCTGTGCTCCGATGCAGACTGCTGCTCCAGTCGGGCCCCGTCCTCCAGGACCTCCAGCGCCTCGCTCTCATCCG ACACTCGTTGGTCCCACCGCTCCAAGAGACTCCCGGCCAGAGAAGTGTGGTCCCAAAGGCCTTTGTTCATCTGTGCCCAGCCATCCGATCAAGCGCATGGATTCAGCTCCACGCCACTGCACAACA GTCGCACATCCAAGCAGCATGCGAGGCGTCCCAAAGGAGTTCTGGGTCTGTCGCCTATCCGGACGGCCGGCTCTGCTCCGAGTCAACACAGGAGAGCCaaccagaggaagaggaagagacaaCACATCCACAGGCCGACAGAAT ATGAAGAAGACGTCCTGTACCAGTTCTGTGACCCAAACACCTCGGATGAAGCGTTCGAGGAGAGCTACACACAGTTCTCACGCAAGAAGACCTCGCGG ggCTTTATTCGTAAGCGCCAGGGAGAGAGTGTGTACAGCATCGACAACATCGTCATCCCCATGGCTCTGGCTAAAGTGGAAAAGCTGCCGTACAAAGACATCCTGACGCCCAG TTGGCGGGAGATTGACGCGTCATCTCTGATGACCAGGGAGGCAGAgaagaatgaggaggaggag gtgGAGGACCTCGCCAACGAAGTGTTTGCACAGAGACACCTGGACttggagcagagggagaaatTACGCTGGTCgtgggggaaaagaaaatgctGCGGGCCTCCTAAAAg CAGGTTGTCAGACGGTTGGGGCGGGACGTGCACGTCGGGAGAGGAGAGCTCCGTGGAGTTGGGTTGTGCTCAGGTGGATTCTGGTGAACAGCAGAGCTCAGAGGAGTGGCTG TTGCTGTTGAAAGGAGATTCAGAAGTACACTGCTCACAGATTTCTTCAACCGCGGTTACGGTTGGATATTTTCCGTAA